In a genomic window of Streptomyces koelreuteriae:
- a CDS encoding MFS transporter: MSETPTVPEHDLHRTHRATTPPAVFWRYWAAATVSDAGTAVTALALPLVALTVLDVTALQAALLAAAGQISWLLLSLPAGVIAQRVPLRSLQVTLDLVRFAAVGSLPLAWWLDRLTYQHLLLAALVTGAATVLFDIGNSTFLPAIVPDRQLAARNSLMSGTHAVTETGGPSGGGLLVQAAGPVGALLVDSASYLLSAVLLRTLPERRPAPRSGDGALRLIREGWTYVTRHPVMLPCMLWATATNFVCAALVALTPLYLVREAGLTPGELGLVLAVDGVGALAGAAVAVRLTRRFGTARGLVGAALAGGGAALLVPLTTSAADAYWFALGNAGFACGVAIGSITTRTHRQTESPPELLSRVMATVRFVSWGAQPLGALSAGLLATYAGTRATLWTVCAAALLPPLYLLTAPVGRRRDLV; the protein is encoded by the coding sequence ATGAGCGAGACGCCGACGGTCCCGGAGCACGATCTCCACCGCACTCACCGCGCGACCACGCCTCCGGCCGTCTTCTGGCGCTACTGGGCCGCTGCCACCGTCAGCGACGCGGGCACAGCCGTCACCGCCCTCGCTCTTCCCCTGGTCGCTCTCACAGTCCTCGACGTCACGGCGTTACAGGCCGCCCTGCTCGCCGCCGCCGGACAGATCTCCTGGCTGCTGCTCAGCCTCCCGGCCGGAGTGATCGCCCAGCGCGTCCCGCTCCGCAGCCTCCAGGTCACCCTCGATCTCGTACGGTTCGCCGCCGTGGGGTCCCTCCCGCTCGCCTGGTGGCTCGACCGGCTCACCTACCAGCACCTGTTGCTCGCCGCTCTGGTCACCGGCGCCGCGACCGTGCTCTTCGACATCGGCAACTCGACCTTTCTGCCCGCCATCGTCCCGGACCGGCAGCTCGCCGCCCGCAACAGCCTGATGTCCGGCACGCACGCCGTCACCGAGACCGGAGGGCCTTCCGGGGGCGGCCTCCTCGTGCAGGCCGCGGGCCCGGTCGGCGCACTCCTGGTGGACTCGGCCAGCTATCTGCTCTCCGCCGTGCTGCTGCGCACCCTCCCCGAGCGCCGTCCCGCTCCCCGCTCCGGCGACGGCGCCCTCCGGCTGATCCGCGAGGGCTGGACGTATGTGACGCGGCACCCGGTGATGCTGCCCTGCATGCTCTGGGCCACCGCGACGAACTTCGTCTGCGCCGCCCTGGTCGCCCTCACTCCCCTGTACCTGGTCCGGGAGGCCGGACTGACGCCCGGAGAACTCGGCTTGGTGCTCGCCGTGGACGGAGTCGGCGCGCTCGCGGGTGCCGCCGTGGCGGTTCGCCTCACCCGGCGGTTCGGCACGGCCCGGGGCCTCGTCGGTGCGGCGCTGGCCGGGGGCGGTGCCGCCCTGCTGGTCCCGCTGACCACATCCGCCGCCGACGCGTACTGGTTCGCCCTGGGCAACGCCGGCTTCGCCTGCGGCGTCGCCATCGGGTCGATCACCACCCGCACCCACCGCCAGACCGAGTCGCCGCCCGAGCTTCTCTCCCGTGTCATGGCCACCGTCCGCTTCGTCTCCTGGGGCGCCCAGCCCCTCGGCGCCCTCAGCGCCGGCCTGCTCGCCACGTACGCGGGGACGCGCGCGACCCTGTGGACGGTGTGCGCGGCCGCGCTCCTGCCGCCGCTGTATCTGCTCACGGCGCCTGTGGGCCGCCGCCGGGACCTCGTCTGA
- a CDS encoding winged helix-turn-helix transcriptional regulator — protein sequence MPPRRSYDQYCSAARALDLVGDRWTLLIVRELLAGPRRYTDLHADLPGVSTDVLASRLRDMERDGLATRRRLPPPGAASVYELTERGRELLPVLQALGEWGQADLGERRPTDAVRAHWFALPLLRQLDGEGLVEVRLEEGHFHLHAGAEDGPVYGDGPAPGEPDALLVLDTGTCTAIGRGELSLVQAVREGRVEVSGEGTLAKALRDT from the coding sequence ATGCCACCTCGCCGAAGCTACGACCAGTACTGTTCCGCCGCCCGCGCGCTCGACCTGGTCGGCGACCGCTGGACCCTGCTGATCGTCCGGGAGCTCCTCGCCGGTCCCCGCCGCTACACCGACCTGCACGCGGACCTGCCCGGCGTCAGCACGGACGTACTCGCCTCGCGGCTGCGGGACATGGAGCGCGACGGCCTCGCGACCCGGCGCAGGCTGCCACCGCCCGGCGCGGCCTCGGTGTATGAACTCACCGAGCGGGGGCGGGAGTTGCTGCCGGTGCTCCAGGCGCTGGGGGAGTGGGGGCAGGCGGACCTGGGGGAGCGGCGGCCGACGGACGCGGTACGGGCGCACTGGTTCGCCCTGCCCCTGCTGCGACAGCTGGACGGGGAGGGGCTGGTCGAAGTCCGGCTGGAGGAAGGGCATTTCCATCTCCACGCCGGTGCCGAGGACGGGCCCGTGTACGGCGACGGGCCCGCACCCGGGGAGCCTGACGCCCTGCTCGTCCTGGACACCGGCACGTGCACGGCCATCGGCCGGGGCGAGCTGAGCCTGGTCCAGGCCGTTAGGGAGGGCCGGGTCGAGGTGAGCGGGGAGGGCACGCTCGCGAAAGCGCTCCGCGACACATGA
- a CDS encoding winged helix-turn-helix transcriptional regulator: MVRSVPQRDAACAIAQAAAVVGDWWSLLLVRETARGHHRFDALQGELGISRKVLTERLAHLVESEVLARVPYQTGPVRYEYRLTESGRGLLPVLLAMQDWADRWLLGDGSLSGTADADSAEALRVAGLVGERLPVLELPGHRDGEPLDPVAEAAATVLFCYPATGRPAPLPDGWADIPGAIGCTLENRLFRDAYDDFRAAGAEVRGVSTQRPDEQRVFAAEEGIPFTLLSDVDLRLAAALRLPVFRAGQALRVKRAVLVVDRERVVRQAHFPVTDIPGAVREALAVVRAVAAGN; encoded by the coding sequence ATGGTCAGGTCGGTGCCCCAGCGGGACGCCGCCTGTGCGATCGCGCAGGCGGCGGCGGTGGTCGGGGACTGGTGGAGCCTGCTCCTGGTCAGGGAGACCGCACGCGGGCACCACCGGTTCGACGCGCTTCAGGGGGAGTTGGGGATCTCCCGGAAGGTGCTGACCGAGCGCCTCGCGCACCTGGTGGAGTCGGAGGTCCTGGCGAGGGTGCCGTATCAGACCGGCCCGGTGCGGTACGAGTACCGGCTCACGGAGAGCGGGCGGGGGCTGCTGCCCGTGCTGCTCGCGATGCAGGACTGGGCGGACCGCTGGCTGCTCGGCGACGGCTCACTGAGCGGCACGGCCGACGCGGACAGCGCGGAGGCGCTGCGCGTGGCGGGCCTGGTGGGTGAGCGGCTGCCGGTCCTCGAACTGCCGGGGCACCGCGACGGTGAGCCGCTGGACCCGGTGGCCGAGGCCGCCGCCACCGTGCTGTTCTGCTACCCCGCGACCGGTCGCCCGGCTCCGTTGCCGGACGGGTGGGCCGACATTCCGGGTGCCATCGGCTGCACGCTGGAGAACCGGCTGTTCCGGGACGCGTACGACGACTTCCGCGCGGCGGGCGCCGAAGTGCGTGGCGTGAGTACCCAACGCCCGGACGAGCAGCGGGTGTTCGCGGCCGAGGAGGGCATCCCCTTCACCTTGCTCTCGGACGTCGACCTGCGCCTCGCCGCCGCTCTGCGGCTGCCGGTGTTCCGTGCCGGGCAGGCGCTGCGGGTGAAGCGGGCGGTGCTGGTGGTGGACCGCGAACGCGTGGTGCGCCAGGCGCACTTCCCGGTCACGGACATCCCGGGGGCGGTGCGCGAGGCGCTGGCGGTGGTACGGGCGGTGGCGGCGGGAAACTGA
- a CDS encoding acyl-CoA thioesterase, which produces MSEPFSVPVTVRGYETDVQGHLNQSVYLNYAEHARWSLLHAAGISQSALTGTGVGPVALETTIRYKRELLAGDEVEVTCAFDWGGGKTFRIEQTVRKTDGTVAAEITAVGGILDLKERRLVADPAKVFKELASDPGLFGL; this is translated from the coding sequence GTGAGCGAGCCGTTTTCCGTCCCTGTGACCGTCCGTGGTTACGAGACCGACGTACAGGGTCACCTCAACCAGAGCGTGTACCTGAACTACGCGGAACACGCCCGCTGGTCACTGCTGCACGCGGCGGGCATCAGCCAGTCCGCACTCACCGGGACCGGCGTGGGCCCGGTCGCCCTGGAGACGACCATCCGCTACAAACGGGAGCTGCTCGCGGGCGACGAGGTCGAGGTGACCTGCGCCTTCGACTGGGGCGGCGGCAAGACCTTCCGCATCGAACAGACCGTCCGCAAGACCGACGGCACGGTGGCCGCCGAGATCACGGCGGTCGGCGGCATCCTCGACCTCAAGGAACGCAGGCTGGTCGCCGACCCCGCGAAGGTCTTCAAGGAACTGGCCTCGGACCCGGGGTTGTTCGGGCTCTAA
- a CDS encoding nucleobase:cation symporter-2 family protein, which translates to MADHPVDEKLPALKMATTGLQHVAAMYAGVVAPPLIVGAAIGLSATDLTFLTGACLFTAGLATFLQTLGIWRIGARLPFVNGVTFAGVAPMTAIVASTEDKSDALPIIFGAVIVAGLLGFIAAPFFSKAVRFFPPVVTGTVITLIGISLLPVAFGWAQGPDPAAHDYGSATNLGLAAVTLLIVLLLRRFTTGFVKQIAVLLGLVAGTLIAIPFGATDFGPVADAAVIGFPTPFHFGAPQFQLAAIISLCVVMVVSMTESTADMLALGEIVDRPADEKTIAAGLRADTLGSAISPLFNGFMCSAFAQNIGLVAMTRIRSRYVVATGGGFLVLMGLCPMAASLIAVVPRPVLGGAGVVLFGSVAASGIQTLVRAGLDKDNNVLIVAVSLAVGIIPITAPEFYHAFPETARIVLDSGISTGCVAAVLLNLVFNHLGNKDAQDVTHPMEAGEELTGTSRAPAAP; encoded by the coding sequence GTGGCCGACCACCCCGTTGACGAAAAACTCCCCGCGCTCAAGATGGCGACGACCGGCCTCCAGCACGTGGCCGCCATGTACGCCGGAGTCGTCGCCCCACCCCTGATCGTCGGCGCGGCCATCGGCCTGTCCGCCACCGATCTGACCTTCCTCACCGGCGCCTGCCTGTTCACCGCGGGCCTCGCCACGTTCCTGCAGACCCTGGGCATCTGGAGGATCGGCGCCCGGCTGCCCTTCGTCAACGGCGTCACCTTCGCCGGTGTCGCCCCGATGACCGCGATCGTCGCCTCCACCGAGGACAAGTCCGACGCCCTGCCGATCATCTTCGGCGCGGTCATCGTCGCCGGACTCCTGGGATTCATCGCCGCCCCCTTCTTCAGCAAGGCGGTTCGCTTCTTCCCGCCGGTGGTGACGGGGACGGTCATCACCCTGATAGGCATCTCCCTCCTCCCGGTCGCCTTCGGGTGGGCGCAGGGACCCGACCCGGCGGCGCACGACTACGGTTCGGCGACCAACCTGGGGCTGGCCGCCGTCACCCTGCTGATCGTGCTGCTCCTGCGCCGCTTCACCACCGGCTTCGTCAAACAGATCGCGGTGCTGCTCGGCCTGGTCGCGGGCACGCTGATCGCGATCCCGTTCGGTGCCACGGACTTCGGCCCGGTCGCGGACGCGGCCGTCATCGGCTTCCCGACCCCGTTCCACTTCGGCGCCCCGCAGTTCCAGTTGGCCGCGATCATCTCCCTCTGCGTGGTCATGGTGGTCTCGATGACCGAATCGACCGCCGACATGCTGGCGTTGGGCGAGATAGTCGACCGCCCGGCCGACGAGAAGACCATCGCGGCCGGCCTGCGCGCCGACACCCTCGGCTCGGCGATCAGCCCGCTCTTCAACGGCTTCATGTGCAGCGCCTTCGCGCAGAACATCGGCCTGGTCGCCATGACCAGGATCCGCAGCCGCTATGTCGTCGCCACCGGCGGCGGCTTCCTGGTGCTGATGGGCCTCTGTCCCATGGCCGCCTCCCTGATCGCCGTCGTGCCCCGCCCCGTCCTCGGCGGCGCGGGCGTGGTCCTGTTCGGCTCGGTCGCCGCCAGCGGTATCCAGACCCTGGTCAGGGCCGGCCTGGACAAGGACAACAACGTCCTGATCGTGGCCGTCTCCCTGGCCGTCGGCATCATCCCCATCACGGCCCCGGAGTTCTACCACGCGTTCCCGGAGACGGCCCGGATCGTCCTGGACTCCGGCATCTCGACCGGATGCGTGGCAGCGGTCCTGCTCAACCTGGTCTTCAACCACCTGGGCAACAAGGACGCACAGGACGTCACCCATCCCATGGAGGCGGGCGAGGAACTCACCGGCACCAGCCGGGCCCCGGCCGCCCCCTGA
- the pucL gene encoding factor-independent urate hydroxylase, which yields MPTILGQNQYGKAENRVVKITRDGATHHIKDLNVSVSLSGDMEEVHYSGSNANVLPTDTTKNTVYAFAKEHGIESAEQFGIHLARHFVTSQEPIKTARIRIEEYAWERIEAADANSRFIGADEVKHSFVRKGQETRVTQITYDGSSWEVISGLKDLVVMNSTNSEFWGYVKDKYTTLKEAYDRILATQVSGRWRFNWTDDDQRMPHWEKSYEQTKRHMLQAFAETYSLSLQQTLYQMGSRIIENRGEIDEVRFSLPNKHHFLVDLEPFGLKNDNEVYFAADRPYGLIEATILRDGCEPRIPVDLTNL from the coding sequence ATGCCCACGATCCTGGGACAGAACCAGTACGGCAAGGCCGAGAACCGAGTCGTAAAGATCACGCGGGACGGCGCCACCCACCACATCAAGGACCTGAACGTGTCCGTGTCGCTGAGCGGCGACATGGAGGAGGTCCACTACTCCGGCTCCAACGCCAACGTCCTGCCGACCGACACCACCAAGAACACGGTGTACGCGTTCGCCAAGGAGCACGGCATAGAGTCCGCCGAGCAGTTCGGCATCCACCTCGCCCGGCACTTCGTCACCTCGCAGGAGCCGATCAAGACCGCCCGGATCCGCATCGAGGAGTACGCCTGGGAGCGGATCGAGGCCGCCGACGCCAACTCCCGCTTCATCGGCGCCGACGAGGTCAAGCACTCCTTCGTCCGCAAGGGCCAGGAGACGCGCGTCACGCAGATCACCTACGACGGCTCGTCGTGGGAGGTGATCTCCGGTCTGAAGGATCTCGTCGTGATGAACTCGACCAACTCCGAGTTCTGGGGCTACGTCAAGGACAAGTACACGACGCTGAAGGAGGCCTACGACCGCATCCTGGCCACCCAGGTCTCCGGCCGCTGGCGCTTCAACTGGACCGACGACGACCAGCGCATGCCCCACTGGGAGAAGTCCTACGAGCAGACGAAGAGGCACATGCTCCAGGCCTTCGCCGAGACGTACTCGCTGTCGCTCCAGCAGACCCTGTACCAGATGGGTTCGCGGATCATCGAGAACCGCGGCGAGATCGACGAGGTCCGCTTCTCCCTGCCGAACAAGCACCACTTCCTGGTCGACCTGGAGCCGTTCGGGCTGAAGAACGACAATGAGGTGTACTTCGCCGCCGACCGCCCCTACGGCCTGATCGAGGCGACGATCCTGCGGGACGGCTGCGAGCCGCGCATCCCCGTGGACCTCACCAATCTCTGA
- a CDS encoding DUF397 domain-containing protein, with translation MMTNPTSGNGYALEWFKSSYSTADGPECVEVAFAPQSIHIRDSKRVQGAQLAFGAQQWAAFVSYAADH, from the coding sequence ATGATGACCAACCCCACGTCGGGCAACGGTTACGCGCTGGAGTGGTTCAAGAGCAGCTACAGCACCGCTGATGGCCCGGAGTGCGTGGAGGTCGCCTTCGCGCCCCAGAGCATTCACATACGGGACTCGAAGCGCGTGCAGGGCGCGCAACTCGCTTTCGGGGCTCAGCAGTGGGCCGCCTTCGTCTCGTACGCCGCAGATCACTGA
- a CDS encoding pyridoxal phosphate-dependent aminotransferase — protein MEFRQSSKLSEVCYEIRGPVIEHANALEEAGHSVLRLNTGNPALFGFEAPEEIVQDMIRMLPQAHGYTDSRGVLSARRAVAQRYQTLGLEVGVDDVFLGNGVSELVSMAVQALLEDGDEVLIPAPDFPLWTAVTTLAGGKAVHYLCDEQADWYPDLDDMASKITDRTKAVVIINPNNPTGAVYPKEIVEGILDLARRHGLMVFADEIYDQILYDDAVHHSAAALAPDLVVLTFCGLSKTYRVAGFRSGWLVVTGPRQHAKDYLEGLTMLASMRLCANAPAQYAIQAALGGRQSIGDLTGPGGRLLEQRDVAWEKLNEIPGVTCVKPKGALYAFPRIDPKVHKIHDDEKFVLDLLLREKIQVVQGTGFNWPTPDHFRILTLPHADDLEAAIGRIGRFLGGYRQ, from the coding sequence ATGGAGTTCCGGCAGTCGAGCAAGCTCAGCGAGGTCTGTTACGAGATCCGCGGCCCGGTCATCGAGCACGCCAACGCGCTGGAGGAGGCGGGGCACAGCGTGCTGCGCCTGAACACCGGCAATCCCGCGCTCTTCGGCTTCGAGGCGCCGGAGGAGATCGTCCAGGACATGATCCGGATGCTGCCGCAGGCGCACGGCTACACCGACTCGCGCGGCGTCCTGTCCGCCCGCCGTGCGGTGGCCCAGCGCTATCAGACGCTGGGCCTGGAGGTCGGAGTCGACGACGTCTTCCTCGGCAACGGCGTGTCGGAGCTGGTCTCCATGGCCGTACAGGCGCTGCTCGAGGACGGCGACGAGGTCCTCATCCCCGCCCCGGACTTCCCCCTGTGGACCGCGGTGACGACCCTCGCGGGCGGCAAGGCGGTCCACTACCTGTGCGACGAGCAGGCCGACTGGTACCCCGACCTGGACGACATGGCGTCGAAGATCACGGACCGGACCAAGGCGGTCGTGATCATCAACCCCAACAACCCCACCGGCGCGGTCTACCCGAAGGAGATCGTCGAGGGCATCCTCGATCTCGCCCGGCGGCACGGCCTGATGGTGTTCGCCGACGAGATCTACGACCAGATCCTCTACGACGACGCCGTGCACCACTCGGCCGCCGCACTCGCCCCCGACCTGGTCGTCCTCACCTTCTGCGGGCTGTCGAAGACCTACCGGGTGGCGGGCTTCCGCTCCGGCTGGCTGGTCGTCACGGGCCCGAGGCAGCACGCCAAGGACTACCTGGAGGGCCTCACCATGCTGGCGTCCATGCGGCTGTGCGCCAACGCGCCCGCCCAGTACGCCATCCAGGCCGCGCTCGGCGGCCGGCAGTCCATCGGCGACCTCACCGGGCCGGGCGGGCGGCTGCTGGAACAACGGGACGTGGCCTGGGAGAAGCTCAACGAGATCCCGGGCGTGACCTGCGTGAAGCCCAAGGGCGCGCTGTACGCCTTCCCGCGCATCGACCCCAAGGTGCACAAGATCCACGACGACGAGAAGTTCGTCCTCGACCTGCTGCTGCGCGAGAAGATCCAGGTGGTCCAGGGCACGGGCTTCAACTGGCCGACCCCGGATCACTTCCGGATCCTGACCCTGCCGCACGCGGACGACCTGGAGGCGGCGATCGGGCGGATCGGGCGGTTCCTCGGCGGGTATCGGCAGTAG
- a CDS encoding helix-turn-helix domain-containing protein: MEPYGADDEESAGVLRTVGRVIKTCRERKGLRQAELGTAIGYSEEQVSSVERGRRAPSRTFLEAADEVLDAGGLIVGLRRDVEEARYPKKVRDLAKLEAEAVELCAYANSVVHGLLQTPEYAGALYGMRRPPFAEDEVERLVAARLARQEIFDRQPSPVFSFVLEEVTLRRPLGGRMVMRKQLERLLQVGRRRNVEIQVMPTDREDHAGLDGSLQLLRLQKGDTVAHNEVQLTSRLISHPREIQVFEVRYGIIRAQALTPRESLAFIEKALGET; the protein is encoded by the coding sequence ATGGAGCCGTACGGTGCCGACGACGAGGAGTCGGCGGGAGTACTGCGGACGGTCGGCAGGGTCATCAAGACCTGCCGCGAACGAAAGGGGCTCCGACAGGCCGAGTTGGGGACGGCCATCGGGTACAGCGAGGAGCAGGTGTCCTCGGTGGAGAGGGGGCGGCGGGCGCCGAGCCGGACGTTTCTGGAGGCGGCCGATGAAGTGCTGGACGCCGGAGGGCTGATCGTCGGGCTGCGCAGGGACGTGGAGGAGGCCCGGTATCCGAAGAAGGTGCGGGATCTGGCGAAGTTGGAGGCCGAGGCGGTCGAGCTGTGCGCCTACGCCAACTCCGTCGTCCATGGCCTGCTCCAGACACCGGAGTACGCGGGAGCGCTGTACGGCATGCGGCGTCCGCCCTTCGCCGAGGACGAGGTCGAACGGCTCGTCGCCGCACGCTTGGCGCGGCAGGAGATCTTCGACCGGCAGCCCAGTCCCGTCTTCAGTTTCGTCCTGGAAGAGGTGACGCTGCGCCGTCCGCTCGGGGGCAGAATGGTGATGCGGAAGCAGCTCGAACGGCTGTTGCAGGTCGGTCGACGGCGAAACGTGGAGATCCAGGTGATGCCCACGGATCGTGAGGACCACGCCGGTCTGGACGGATCGCTCCAGTTGCTGCGCCTTCAGAAGGGAGACACGGTGGCGCACAACGAGGTGCAGCTCACCAGTCGCCTGATCTCGCACCCCAGGGAGATCCAGGTCTTCGAGGTCCGCTATGGCATCATCCGGGCCCAAGCTCTCACGCCCCGCGAGTCGCTGGCCTTTATTGAAAAAGCATTGGGAGAGACATGA
- a CDS encoding 8-oxoguanine deaminase has translation MAADRRIVIENCAIATVDAHDTEYASGYVVLAGNRIESLGAGTAPEGLENVVRRIDASGHLVTPGLVNTHHHFYQWITRGLATDHNLFDWLVALYPVWARIDEPMVRAAAQGSLAVMARGGVTTAMDHHYVFPQGSGDLSGAIIGAARDMGVRFTLARGSMDRSEKDGGLPPDFAVETLDGALAATEETVRQHHDSSFDAMTQVAVAPCSPFSVSTELLRDGAQLARRLGVRLHTHGSETVEEEKFCHELFGMGPTDYFESTGWLGEDVWMAHCVHMNDSDIAAFARTRTGVAHCPSSNARLAAGIARVPDMLAAGVPVGLGVDGTASNESGELHTELRNALLINRLGPHREAALNARQALRLGTYGGAQVLGRAAETGSLEPGKLADLVLWKLDTVAHASIADPVTALVFGAAAPVTASFVDGRQIVEDGRLLTADEDAIARSTRDEAQRLARIAAQG, from the coding sequence ATGGCAGCAGACCGGCGCATCGTCATCGAGAACTGTGCGATCGCGACCGTCGACGCGCACGACACCGAGTACGCCTCCGGGTACGTCGTCCTCGCCGGCAACCGCATCGAGTCGCTCGGCGCGGGCACGGCCCCCGAGGGCCTGGAGAACGTCGTACGCCGTATCGACGCCTCCGGTCATCTCGTGACCCCCGGCCTGGTCAACACCCACCACCACTTCTACCAGTGGATCACCCGGGGTCTGGCCACGGACCACAACCTCTTCGACTGGCTGGTCGCGCTCTACCCGGTCTGGGCGCGCATCGACGAGCCGATGGTGCGAGCGGCGGCCCAGGGCTCGCTCGCCGTGATGGCCCGCGGCGGAGTCACCACCGCCATGGACCACCACTACGTCTTCCCGCAGGGCTCCGGCGACCTGTCCGGCGCGATCATCGGCGCCGCCCGCGACATGGGCGTCCGCTTCACCCTCGCGCGCGGCTCCATGGACCGCAGCGAGAAGGACGGCGGCCTGCCCCCGGACTTCGCCGTCGAGACCCTGGACGGCGCGCTGGCCGCGACCGAGGAGACCGTCCGGCAGCACCACGACTCCTCCTTCGACGCCATGACCCAGGTCGCCGTCGCGCCCTGCTCGCCCTTCTCCGTCTCCACCGAACTGCTGCGGGACGGGGCCCAGCTCGCCCGCCGGCTCGGCGTACGGCTCCACACCCACGGTTCGGAGACCGTGGAGGAGGAGAAGTTCTGCCACGAACTGTTCGGCATGGGCCCGACCGACTACTTCGAGTCCACCGGCTGGCTCGGCGAGGACGTGTGGATGGCGCACTGCGTCCACATGAACGACTCCGACATCGCCGCGTTCGCCCGGACCAGGACGGGCGTCGCGCACTGCCCCTCCTCCAACGCCCGCCTCGCGGCCGGTATCGCCCGGGTCCCCGACATGCTCGCGGCCGGTGTTCCGGTCGGCCTCGGTGTCGACGGCACCGCCTCGAACGAGTCCGGCGAACTCCACACCGAGCTGCGCAACGCCCTCCTCATCAACCGCCTCGGCCCGCACAGGGAAGCCGCGCTGAACGCCCGTCAGGCCCTGCGCCTGGGCACCTACGGCGGTGCCCAGGTCCTGGGCCGGGCGGCGGAGACCGGCTCCCTGGAGCCGGGCAAGCTCGCCGACCTGGTCCTGTGGAAGCTGGACACGGTCGCCCACGCCTCCATCGCCGACCCCGTGACCGCCCTGGTCTTCGGCGCGGCGGCCCCGGTCACCGCCTCCTTCGTCGACGGCCGGCAGATCGTCGAGGACGGGCGGCTGCTCACGGCCGACGAGGACGCCATCGCCCGCTCCACGCGGGACGAGGCCCAGCGGCTGGCGAGGATCGCCGCGCAGGGCTGA
- a CDS encoding vWA domain-containing protein: protein MITRKRLAAGVGALLAALTAGIVFPAGAAAGEPTGQDAPKVDLVLDVSGSMRARDIDGQSRMAAAKQAFNEVLDATPEEVELGIRTLGADYPGDDRKTGCKDTAQLYPVGPLDRTEAKTAVATLTPTGWTPIGPALLKAADDLEGGDGSKRIVLISDGEDTCAPLDPCEVAREIAAKGIGLTIDTLGLVPTAKLSRQLSCIAEATGGTYTSVEHQDELTDKVNQLVDRAADPVVTPVATEGADRCTAAPTLKSGLYSDREEFGQQRWYRVNVLPGQELRASVSVAADRAVNPGYGVLMRAVTVKGREIVRGEAAGNGRTDVISTGLRYPEPERDDNDGDSDKPAAETVCLAVTHSFSAASGVKTTPGLPLELTVDVVDGPSQAGDVASFGLGRGWWLLGALILTGFLAGLVWGWLSRWRFAVWRTN, encoded by the coding sequence ATGATCACAAGAAAACGACTGGCGGCGGGCGTGGGTGCCCTGCTCGCCGCGTTGACGGCCGGGATCGTCTTCCCGGCCGGAGCGGCCGCCGGCGAACCCACGGGCCAGGACGCCCCCAAGGTCGACCTCGTCCTCGACGTGAGCGGCTCGATGCGGGCGCGGGACATCGACGGACAGTCGCGGATGGCCGCCGCGAAGCAGGCCTTCAACGAGGTGCTCGACGCGACACCCGAGGAGGTCGAGCTCGGCATCCGCACCCTCGGCGCCGACTACCCCGGCGACGACCGCAAGACGGGCTGCAAGGACACCGCGCAGCTCTACCCGGTCGGCCCGCTGGACCGCACCGAGGCCAAGACGGCCGTCGCCACGCTCACCCCGACGGGCTGGACGCCGATCGGCCCGGCCCTGCTGAAGGCGGCCGACGACCTCGAAGGCGGCGACGGCTCCAAGCGCATCGTGCTGATCAGCGACGGCGAGGACACCTGCGCCCCGCTCGACCCGTGCGAGGTGGCCCGCGAGATAGCGGCGAAGGGCATCGGCCTGACCATCGACACGCTGGGCCTGGTGCCGACCGCCAAGCTGAGCAGGCAGCTGAGCTGCATCGCCGAGGCCACCGGCGGCACGTACACCTCGGTGGAGCACCAGGACGAACTCACCGACAAGGTCAACCAGTTGGTCGACCGGGCGGCCGATCCGGTGGTGACGCCGGTGGCGACCGAGGGCGCCGACCGGTGCACCGCCGCCCCGACGCTGAAGTCCGGCCTCTACTCCGACCGGGAGGAGTTCGGACAGCAGCGCTGGTACCGGGTGAACGTCCTGCCGGGGCAGGAGCTGCGCGCCTCGGTGAGCGTGGCGGCGGACCGGGCCGTGAACCCCGGCTACGGCGTGCTGATGCGGGCCGTGACGGTCAAGGGCCGGGAGATCGTACGCGGCGAGGCCGCGGGCAACGGCCGTACGGACGTGATCTCGACGGGGCTCAGATACCCCGAGCCCGAGCGTGACGACAACGACGGTGACAGCGACAAGCCGGCCGCGGAGACCGTGTGCCTCGCGGTCACCCACTCCTTCTCGGCGGCCTCCGGAGTGAAGACCACGCCCGGGCTGCCGCTGGAGCTGACCGTCGACGTCGTAGACGGCCCGAGCCAGGCGGGCGACGTGGCCTCCTTCGGTCTCGGCCGCGGCTGGTGGCTGCTCGGCGCGCTGATCCTCACCGGCTTCCTCGCCGGTCTCGTCTGGGGCTGGCTGTCGCGCTGGCGGTTCGCGGTCTGGAGGACCAACTGA